In the Geitlerinema sp. PCC 9228 genome, TCGTCAAGGGCATGTAGCTCAGCGGATAGAGCACCAGATTCCGGTTCTGGGTGTCGGGGGTTCAAGTCCTCCCATGCCCGTTTTTGATTGATTTTCTGCAGATCAAAAATTTCAAGCGATCGCAACTTGCCCCATTTTCTGCGATCGCGCTTTCCTCTATAGTAGAAAAACAAATACCGAACTTCCCAACCCAAATCGTGGAACTCGGTAGACCGTTCTTGCCATACAAACCAACTCGGCTACTGGAGACAAAAACGCCAAGATGGAAGCAACCAACTTTAAACCTGGTTTAGAAGGAATTCCCGCAGCCAAATCCGAAATTTGCTACGTAGACGGCGAACAAGGCATTCTCCAATATCGCGGCATTCCCATCGAAGCACTCGCAGAACACAGCAGCTTCCTAGAAACCACTTACTTGCTAATCTGGGGAGACCTTCCCAACCAAAAAGAACTGGCTGACTTCGAATACCAAATTTACCACCACCGGCGGGTCAAATCCAAAATCCGCGACATGATGAAATGGTTTCCCGAAGCCGGTCATCCCATGGATGCCTTGCAAGCCGCCGCCGCCTCCCTGGGATTGTTCCATTCCCGCCGCGTCTTAGACGACCCGGAATACATCCGCAAAGCCGTGGTTCGCCTCATCGCCAAAATCCCCACCATGGTGGCAGCCTTCAAACTCATGCGTAAAGGCAACGACCCCATCACCCCCAGAGACGACCTCAATTACGCCGCCAACTTCCTCTACATGCTAACCGAACAAGAACCCGACCCCCTCGCTGCCAGGGTGTTTGACGTTTGTTTGATTCTCCATGCCGAACATGGCATGAACGCCTCTACCTTCTCTTCCCGGGTTACCGCCTCTACATTAACCGACCCCTATTCCGTCATTGCCTCTGCCGTGGGAACCTTAGCCGGTCCTTTGCATGGCGGCGCTAGCGAAGAAGTGGTGGATATGCTAGAAAAAATTGGCTCTTGCGACAACGTAGAACCCTACATCGAACATCGCATCGCCAACGGTGAAAAAATCATGGGATTCGGTCATCGGGTCTATCGCGTGAAAGACCCCCGCGCCACCATTTTACAGAACCTCGCCGACCAACTGTTTAATAAATTTGGTGCCGACCCAGTGTACGATATCGCCTTGGAAGTAGAACGGGTAACCACCGAAAAACTGGGGAACAAAGGCATTTATCCCAACGTAGAATTTTACTCCGGCATGGTCTTTCGACAATTGGGCATTCCCCGGGATATGTTTAGTACAATATTTGCGATCGCGCGAGTAGCCGGTTGGCTAGCACACTGGAAAGAACAGCTAGCGGTCAATCGCATTTACCGTCCCAAACAAGTATACACCGGCGGTCACCACGACCCGTACCTTCCCCTAGACCAACGATAAGCGTTTATGGCTTGGAAACCACAACCCCTAGCCAACCTGTTAGATAGCGACAGGCAAGCCGCAGCGATTTTCCTATTCCCAGCATTTTTGTTATTGGGAATCTTTGTCTTTTTCCCCATTGTTTACCTGTTCTACCTCAGTTTTACCACCGATAACTTCACCGTTACCGGAACCCGCTGGGTAGGATGGCAAAACTACTGGCGGTTGCTGGTGACCCCAGAATTTGCCAAAGTAGTCGCCAATACGGTTTATTTCACCGTTGCCACAGTAATTCCCAGTTTGGTAATTCCTTTGGGATTGGCAGCATTGCTCGATCGCAAGGTAGCATTACGGGGATGGCTGCGTACCGCCTATTTTATTCCTTCCATCACCTCCATGGTTGCCGTGGGGTTGGGATGGCGCTGGCTGTTTCAAAACGAAGGACCGGTGAATGCCCTGTTAGAATGGATGGGATTGCCATCTGTTTCCTGGTTGGGAAGTACGGTGTGGGCCATGCCGGTTATTATTTTATTAAGCACTTGGAAGCAGTTGGGATTTAATATGGTGGTATTCCTCGCTGGCTTGCAAGTGATTCCCCAACAACGCTACGAAGCCGCCGAACTCGATGGCGCTGGGGAATGGCAAAAGTTCTGGCATGTTACGTTACCGGGGTTGCGACCGACGCTGGTGTTTGCCACCATTACCACTGCTATTTTTACTTTACGCAGTTTCGAGCAAATTTATATTGTCACCGGCGGCGGTCCTTTAAATTCCACCAATATTTTGGTGTACTATGTTTACGAACAGGCATTTGCCCAGTTTGATTTTGGATATGCCGGGGCAGCGGCTACGGTATTATTGCTTGTAACTCTGATATTGGTTTATATCCAACTGCGCGTTTGGCGGGAGTAGAACCTTTATGGTTGCTTTTTTACTGGTTACGGATTTAGACAATACCTTGGTTGGCGACCGAGAAGCAACAAACGAGTTAAACCAAATTTTGCAGCAACATCGCCAAAACCACGGGAGTAAGTTGGTTTATGCCAGCGGTCGTTCCCGCCATCTGTTTCGACAGCTACAAC is a window encoding:
- a CDS encoding sugar ABC transporter permease, producing MAWKPQPLANLLDSDRQAAAIFLFPAFLLLGIFVFFPIVYLFYLSFTTDNFTVTGTRWVGWQNYWRLLVTPEFAKVVANTVYFTVATVIPSLVIPLGLAALLDRKVALRGWLRTAYFIPSITSMVAVGLGWRWLFQNEGPVNALLEWMGLPSVSWLGSTVWAMPVIILLSTWKQLGFNMVVFLAGLQVIPQQRYEAAELDGAGEWQKFWHVTLPGLRPTLVFATITTAIFTLRSFEQIYIVTGGGPLNSTNILVYYVYEQAFAQFDFGYAGAAATVLLLVTLILVYIQLRVWRE
- a CDS encoding citrate synthase encodes the protein MEATNFKPGLEGIPAAKSEICYVDGEQGILQYRGIPIEALAEHSSFLETTYLLIWGDLPNQKELADFEYQIYHHRRVKSKIRDMMKWFPEAGHPMDALQAAAASLGLFHSRRVLDDPEYIRKAVVRLIAKIPTMVAAFKLMRKGNDPITPRDDLNYAANFLYMLTEQEPDPLAARVFDVCLILHAEHGMNASTFSSRVTASTLTDPYSVIASAVGTLAGPLHGGASEEVVDMLEKIGSCDNVEPYIEHRIANGEKIMGFGHRVYRVKDPRATILQNLADQLFNKFGADPVYDIALEVERVTTEKLGNKGIYPNVEFYSGMVFRQLGIPRDMFSTIFAIARVAGWLAHWKEQLAVNRIYRPKQVYTGGHHDPYLPLDQR